A window of the Haloarcula litorea genome harbors these coding sequences:
- a CDS encoding DUF4097 family beta strand repeat-containing protein — translation MSRNITRRTFLAGGAAAALTALTGCSATTPFVGKREESTRTVDAAGLDSLAVDTQIGDIRVVGTDRDDVRIRAVKQASSVRADISKLSLDVQRSDGTLRLQSDWTGSTGLFAGRPSLDLDVELPRSLAVDGVRTRVGDADVTDVAGDLEVRSDTGDVSASGVAGAVTAISQTGDVTVRSPEVLAEATAQTGDVDVEIPAIDGETTVETQTGDVTARVAADLDAALVAQTQTGDVRVDGLTLRESESDDGFSGDSIRGTLGDGGPRLTLEAQTGDVTVRPIE, via the coding sequence ACCGCTCTCACCGGGTGTAGTGCCACGACCCCCTTCGTCGGGAAACGGGAGGAGTCGACGCGGACCGTCGACGCCGCGGGACTCGACTCGCTGGCCGTCGATACCCAGATCGGCGATATCCGAGTAGTCGGAACCGACCGCGACGACGTCCGGATCCGCGCCGTCAAACAGGCCAGTTCCGTCCGTGCGGACATCTCGAAGCTCTCGCTTGACGTCCAGCGCAGCGACGGCACGCTCCGGCTCCAGTCGGACTGGACGGGCAGCACCGGCCTGTTCGCCGGTCGCCCATCGCTTGACCTCGACGTGGAACTCCCGCGCTCGCTCGCCGTCGACGGCGTCCGGACGCGAGTCGGCGACGCCGACGTGACCGACGTCGCCGGCGACCTGGAGGTCCGGAGCGACACGGGCGACGTGTCGGCCTCCGGGGTCGCCGGTGCCGTCACGGCGATCTCACAGACAGGGGACGTGACCGTTCGTTCGCCCGAGGTGCTGGCGGAGGCCACCGCTCAGACCGGCGACGTGGACGTCGAAATCCCCGCGATCGACGGCGAGACGACGGTCGAGACGCAGACGGGCGACGTGACCGCCCGGGTCGCCGCCGACCTCGACGCCGCGCTCGTCGCACAGACACAGACCGGCGACGTCCGCGTCGACGGACTCACGCTTCGCGAGTCCGAGTCCGACGACGGGTTCTCGGGTGACTCGATCCGGGGGACGCTGGGCGACGGCGGCCCGCGACTCACCCTCGAAGCACAGACCGGCGACGTGACGGTCCGGCCCATCGAGTAG
- a CDS encoding DUF7521 family protein: MVAVDPATVRFLTAALTAVLGAAVAGLAYRGARRNDSGTMRLLAVGVACIAVLPFLVNYGVAPLADLSDAETLLGVLGCFNAGLVAVLYSLEGT, from the coding sequence ATGGTCGCCGTTGACCCCGCCACGGTCCGGTTCCTGACGGCCGCCCTGACCGCCGTGCTCGGGGCCGCCGTCGCGGGGCTGGCCTACCGCGGCGCGCGCCGGAACGACAGCGGGACGATGCGCCTGCTCGCGGTCGGCGTCGCCTGCATCGCGGTCCTGCCCTTCCTCGTCAACTACGGGGTCGCGCCGCTGGCGGACCTCTCGGACGCCGAGACGCTGCTCGGCGTGTTGGGCTGTTTCAACGCCGGGCTGGTCGCCGTCCTCTACTCGCTGGAGGGGACCTGA
- a CDS encoding ArsR/SmtB family transcription factor, with protein sequence MSESGPDADVVDLVSDDYARTILEATRDEARSVDALSEACDADPSTVYRRVDRLEAADLLETEQRLDPDGHHYKAYRATLDAVHVDLGEDGFTVEVERTESPADTFTRLYEGFK encoded by the coding sequence ATGAGCGAGAGCGGTCCGGACGCCGACGTCGTCGACCTCGTCAGCGACGACTACGCTCGGACCATCCTCGAAGCGACGCGCGACGAGGCTCGCTCCGTCGACGCGCTCAGCGAGGCCTGCGACGCCGACCCGTCGACGGTCTACCGGCGCGTCGACCGGCTCGAGGCGGCGGACCTGCTAGAGACGGAACAGCGACTCGACCCCGACGGGCACCACTACAAGGCCTACCGGGCGACGCTGGACGCGGTCCACGTCGACCTCGGCGAGGACGGGTTCACCGTCGAGGTCGAGCGGACGGAGTCGCCCGCGGACACGTTCACGCGACTGTACGAGGGATTCAAATGA
- a CDS encoding sensor domain-containing protein — translation MGRIPADDRTLRRAARTVLAAPVRTQTYRNLLYLLVAFPLGVVYLVVFSVGLSLGLGLLPILVGVPVLALFLGVALAIAEFERRLSGALLDRPIEHRRSLDGETPRERTTSLLTDPRTWGAVVYLPVKFAVGTLALIVALTSLSTAAALLFVPFYYDQPGVYVGFVTDRPVELHPALYIGWNNLLVGFDTVLSVGAWRVRTLPEALVVAALGAVLMFAALALLNALAVASGWLTSVLLGGGYDIIGRYFASSAE, via the coding sequence ATGGGCCGCATCCCCGCCGACGACCGGACGCTCCGCCGAGCCGCCCGAACCGTCCTCGCCGCGCCGGTTCGGACACAGACCTACCGGAACCTCCTGTACCTGCTCGTGGCGTTCCCGCTGGGGGTCGTCTACCTCGTGGTCTTCTCCGTCGGTCTCTCGCTCGGGCTGGGACTGCTCCCGATCCTCGTGGGCGTCCCCGTCCTGGCGCTGTTTCTCGGCGTCGCCCTTGCCATCGCGGAGTTCGAGCGCCGACTCAGCGGCGCGCTCCTCGACCGCCCGATCGAGCACAGGCGGAGCCTCGACGGCGAGACGCCGCGGGAGCGGACCACCTCGCTGCTGACCGATCCCCGCACGTGGGGCGCGGTCGTCTACCTCCCCGTGAAGTTCGCCGTCGGGACGCTGGCGCTGATCGTCGCCCTCACCTCGCTGTCGACGGCAGCAGCCCTCCTGTTCGTCCCCTTCTACTACGACCAACCGGGTGTGTACGTCGGCTTCGTCACCGACCGGCCCGTGGAGCTCCACCCGGCGCTGTACATCGGCTGGAACAACCTCCTCGTCGGGTTCGACACCGTCCTCAGCGTCGGCGCGTGGCGGGTCCGGACCCTCCCCGAGGCGCTCGTGGTCGCTGCCCTCGGCGCGGTCCTTATGTTCGCCGCGCTGGCGCTCCTGAACGCGCTTGCCGTCGCCTCGGGCTGGCTGACCAGCGTGCTGCTCGGTGGCGGCTACGACATTATCGGACGGTACTTCGCGAGCAGCGCAGAGTAG
- a CDS encoding ADP-ribosylglycohydrolase family protein gives MDTETARGVLLGLACGDALGRPVEGWHADRIERRHGTVDSMLGNGVHHLPPGSITDDTEMALCLARSLAERETWDPDDAADRFVAWARDDPTGMGGMTRRVLSRASKGEDWRTAARETWAASPEGQNAGNGSVMRCAPVAVAFAGDRERLVEASRESSRLTHWDPRCVDACAALNLAIAAAARGDDPVASAREGLRATVDDPSEEVLTALDRAVDGEALPVTAYVVDTLTAGAGHALAADSAREAIVAAVNNGGDTDTVGAVAGALAGARFGRERLPDAWLDDLEAREELTALADDLAGLSP, from the coding sequence ATGGACACCGAGACCGCGCGCGGCGTCCTGCTGGGACTGGCCTGTGGCGACGCCCTGGGGCGGCCAGTCGAGGGGTGGCACGCCGACCGCATCGAACGCCGGCACGGCACCGTCGACTCGATGCTGGGGAACGGCGTCCACCACTTGCCGCCCGGCTCGATCACCGACGACACCGAGATGGCGCTGTGTCTCGCCCGTTCGCTGGCCGAGCGGGAGACGTGGGACCCGGACGACGCCGCCGACCGGTTCGTCGCCTGGGCGCGGGACGACCCCACGGGGATGGGCGGGATGACCAGACGCGTCCTCTCCCGGGCGTCGAAGGGGGAAGACTGGCGGACCGCGGCCCGGGAGACCTGGGCGGCCAGTCCGGAGGGACAGAACGCCGGCAACGGGAGCGTGATGCGCTGTGCGCCCGTCGCCGTCGCGTTCGCCGGCGACCGGGAACGGCTGGTCGAGGCCAGTCGCGAGTCGTCGCGGCTCACCCACTGGGACCCGCGGTGTGTCGACGCCTGTGCGGCGCTGAACCTCGCCATCGCGGCGGCGGCCCGCGGCGATGACCCCGTAGCGAGCGCCCGCGAGGGGCTCCGGGCGACGGTCGATGACCCGTCCGAGGAGGTACTGACCGCGCTCGACCGCGCCGTCGACGGCGAGGCGCTGCCCGTCACCGCCTACGTCGTCGACACGCTGACAGCGGGCGCGGGGCACGCGCTCGCCGCCGACTCCGCCCGCGAGGCGATCGTCGCGGCCGTGAACAACGGCGGCGACACGGACACCGTCGGTGCCGTCGCCGGGGCGCTCGCCGGCGCTCGGTTCGGCCGCGAGCGGCTCCCGGACGCGTGGCTCGACGACCTCGAAGCCCGCGAGGAACTGACGGCGCTGGCCGACGACCTGGCCGGG